A region from the Flexistipes sp. genome encodes:
- the purF gene encoding amidophosphoribosyltransferase yields the protein MIFDKFKEECGVAGVYGDSEAANLVYLCLYALQHRGQEGAGIASSDGEKINYERGQGLVADIFSEERLSKLKGDMAVGHNRYSTAGENHIKNTQPIVADISKGSIALSHNGNIVNADEVKNELVQNGAIFTSTSDSEIIIHLLAKSKKDNLIDAIIASLTKLKGAYSLLFMTKGTMIGVRDPFGFRPLILGKIRTGHVLVSETCALDLIEAEFIREIEPGEMVIINDEGIRSIYPFEKEKPRPCIFEHIYFARPDSFLFGTDVYSVRKKMGKKLAEEAPVDADVVMPVPDSGVVATLGYSEASGIPYEHGLIRNHYVGRTFIEPAQSIRHFGVKIKLNAVKSIIKGRRVIVVDDSVVRGTTSRKIVKMLREAGALEVHFRISSPPTRFPCFYGIDTPTRKELIASTHTVEEIRKYITADSLAYLSREGMFECSRNGDFCDACFSGDYPTIYKFGDDSNPRDEV from the coding sequence ATGATATTTGATAAGTTTAAAGAAGAATGTGGAGTTGCCGGTGTATACGGTGACAGCGAAGCGGCTAATCTTGTGTATCTGTGCCTCTATGCTTTACAGCACCGAGGGCAGGAAGGGGCAGGAATTGCTTCATCCGACGGTGAAAAAATAAACTATGAAAGAGGACAGGGGCTTGTTGCCGATATCTTTTCAGAAGAAAGACTGAGCAAACTCAAAGGTGACATGGCTGTTGGGCACAACAGGTATTCCACGGCCGGAGAAAACCATATAAAAAATACCCAACCCATTGTTGCTGATATAAGCAAAGGTTCCATTGCTCTTTCACATAACGGAAATATTGTTAATGCCGATGAAGTAAAGAATGAACTTGTGCAAAACGGGGCAATATTTACTTCCACTTCAGACAGTGAAATTATCATACATCTTTTGGCAAAAAGCAAAAAGGATAACCTGATTGACGCTATCATTGCCTCTCTGACAAAACTGAAAGGGGCATATTCGTTGTTGTTTATGACGAAGGGAACAATGATAGGTGTCCGGGACCCGTTCGGTTTTCGTCCGCTTATTTTGGGAAAAATAAGGACAGGGCACGTTCTGGTCAGTGAAACGTGTGCGCTGGATTTGATTGAAGCTGAGTTCATAAGGGAAATTGAACCCGGTGAAATGGTGATTATCAATGATGAGGGGATCCGAAGTATTTATCCATTTGAAAAAGAGAAGCCAAGACCTTGTATATTTGAACATATATATTTTGCCAGACCGGATTCTTTTTTATTCGGTACCGATGTTTATTCGGTCAGAAAGAAAATGGGGAAAAAACTTGCCGAGGAAGCGCCTGTGGATGCCGATGTGGTAATGCCCGTTCCTGACTCAGGAGTTGTGGCAACACTTGGATACTCTGAAGCCAGCGGAATTCCCTATGAGCACGGGCTTATCAGAAACCACTATGTTGGCAGAACATTCATCGAGCCTGCCCAGTCCATCAGGCATTTTGGAGTAAAAATCAAACTTAATGCCGTTAAATCGATAATAAAGGGAAGAAGAGTGATTGTTGTGGATGATTCCGTTGTCAGGGGAACCACAAGCAGAAAGATTGTGAAAATGCTAAGGGAAGCGGGAGCTTTAGAGGTACATTTCAGAATTAGTTCTCCTCCCACAAGATTTCCCTGCTTTTACGGAATAGATACACCCACCCGAAAGGAACTGATTGCTTCGACACATACTGTGGAGGAGATAAGGAAATATATTACAGCTGATTCCCTTGCATACCTGAGCAGGGAGGGGATGTTTGAATGCTCAAGAAATGGCGATTTCTGTGATGCATGTTTCAGCGGCGATTATCCGACGATATATAAATTTGGTGATGACAGTAACCCAAGAGATGAGGTGTAA
- a CDS encoding 4Fe-4S binding protein yields MKKYSRYLRLISQILFLALFFYIFFNSIIDNSGFSLELKLKSKIEYIFAIDPLVALTTFFSTYKLPAVFILSAVVIMLTVIFGRLFCGWICPFGTIHHFFSFIAHKIRKDKYEKTEYPKYQNLKYYIFTAVVILSIMRINVSGYLDPLSILVKCLAVFFLPVVLIIYNMNILSGSMQDFLFYNVLGRDNIYYEQAPLFGTIFIILLALNFYRNRFWCKYLCPLGGMLGLLSKYSPLKLQHKANCNSCGSCSDKCYADALPFKKNNFKSSECMLLFNCLAACPSDSLYYGLNIKPAEIDLSKRATAKTLGIALSGFFVIKTGKKAVAKTPQLIRPPGSVQENKFLKTCIRCGACMKVCPENFLAPSLFESGIEGLWTPVGNADYGYCVYNCNLCGKMCPTGAIEELSVEEKKKTVIATAFIDENRCLPYAYGVDCIVCEEHCPTSPKAIYFDRVKGKNYKGRSREIKQPKINPEECIGCGICQYKCPVKDKPAIYMTSIKNGGVILS; encoded by the coding sequence ATGAAAAAATATAGCAGATACTTAAGGCTTATATCCCAGATTTTGTTTTTGGCTCTGTTTTTCTACATTTTCTTTAATTCAATCATCGACAATTCAGGTTTCTCACTTGAGCTGAAATTAAAAAGCAAAATTGAATACATTTTCGCGATTGATCCGCTTGTAGCACTTACAACTTTTTTCAGCACATACAAACTGCCGGCTGTTTTTATTCTTTCAGCCGTCGTTATAATGCTCACGGTGATTTTCGGAAGGCTTTTCTGCGGGTGGATTTGCCCATTCGGGACAATACATCATTTTTTCAGTTTTATCGCTCATAAAATCAGGAAAGACAAATACGAAAAAACGGAATATCCAAAGTATCAAAATCTGAAATACTACATTTTTACAGCCGTTGTTATTTTATCAATTATGCGTATCAATGTCTCAGGGTATCTCGACCCGCTGAGTATTTTGGTTAAATGCTTAGCTGTTTTTTTTCTCCCGGTTGTGCTTATTATTTACAACATGAATATACTGTCAGGCAGCATGCAGGATTTTCTCTTCTATAATGTACTCGGAAGGGATAATATATATTATGAACAGGCGCCCCTGTTCGGAACCATATTTATAATTTTATTGGCTCTGAACTTTTACAGGAATCGCTTTTGGTGCAAATACCTCTGTCCTTTGGGAGGGATGCTTGGTTTGCTCAGCAAATATTCACCTTTAAAACTGCAGCACAAGGCAAACTGTAATTCATGCGGCAGCTGTTCGGACAAATGTTATGCAGATGCTCTGCCTTTCAAAAAGAACAATTTTAAATCGAGTGAATGTATGCTTTTATTTAACTGCCTCGCCGCCTGTCCTTCAGATTCGCTTTATTACGGATTAAATATAAAACCAGCTGAAATTGATCTGTCTAAACGTGCAACTGCAAAAACCCTGGGAATCGCTTTGTCCGGATTCTTTGTAATAAAAACAGGAAAAAAAGCAGTTGCTAAAACCCCACAGCTGATAAGGCCGCCTGGAAGCGTTCAGGAAAATAAATTTCTTAAAACATGCATAAGATGCGGAGCGTGCATGAAAGTATGTCCGGAGAATTTTCTCGCCCCCTCTCTTTTTGAATCAGGTATCGAAGGTTTATGGACTCCTGTGGGAAATGCCGATTACGGCTATTGTGTTTACAACTGCAATCTGTGCGGCAAAATGTGCCCTACAGGGGCAATTGAAGAATTAAGTGTGGAAGAAAAGAAAAAAACAGTAATAGCAACTGCATTCATAGATGAAAACAGATGTCTTCCCTATGCCTACGGAGTGGACTGTATTGTATGCGAAGAGCACTGTCCCACCTCACCCAAAGCAATATACTTTGACAGAGTCAAAGGCAAAAACTATAAGGGCCGTTCAAGGGAAATAAAGCAACCGAAAATTAATCCCGAGGAATGTATCGGATGCGGAATCTGCCAGTACAAGTGCCCGGTCAAAGACAAACCGGCAATTTATATGACCTCCATCAAAAACGGAGGTGTTATATTATCTTAG
- a CDS encoding DUF362 domain-containing protein → MIDRRNFIKQSVLAYTTLKFFSPLHTLAAEQNKSLVAICESADHRRAVRQSVKMAGNMENFISKGDTVAVKPNMAWARKPEYAANTNPDVVAEVVKLCYEAGAKKVYVTDNPCNSPRSVYALSNIPAFAQKEGAEVFIPQSRHYKDMNLGGRFVDDWSVLEIFHTADKVINVPVAKHHGSSRITVSMKNWLGAVGGFRGLLHQNLHQAIVDLASFFKPTLNIVDCTRILMSNGPTGGSLDDVKRLNRVLVSTDQVSVDSIAAGYLGTSAEKVEFIGLAEKQGLGTSEKNKMNVLYEKI, encoded by the coding sequence ATGATTGACAGAAGAAATTTCATTAAACAGTCAGTATTGGCTTATACAACACTAAAATTTTTTTCTCCGCTGCATACACTTGCTGCTGAACAAAATAAATCTCTTGTAGCAATCTGCGAATCAGCTGATCACAGACGGGCAGTCAGACAGTCGGTAAAAATGGCTGGAAATATGGAAAATTTTATTTCCAAAGGGGATACAGTTGCAGTTAAGCCTAACATGGCGTGGGCCAGAAAACCTGAATATGCCGCAAATACAAACCCGGACGTTGTGGCTGAAGTTGTAAAACTCTGCTATGAAGCCGGAGCAAAAAAGGTTTATGTAACAGATAATCCGTGTAACAGCCCTAGAAGCGTTTATGCTCTCTCAAACATCCCCGCATTTGCTCAAAAGGAAGGAGCGGAAGTCTTTATACCACAAAGCAGACATTATAAAGATATGAACCTGGGTGGGAGATTCGTGGATGACTGGTCTGTTTTGGAGATATTTCATACAGCTGATAAAGTTATAAACGTGCCGGTTGCCAAACATCACGGCTCATCACGTATAACTGTTTCCATGAAAAACTGGCTCGGAGCAGTGGGAGGCTTCAGGGGGTTGCTCCATCAGAATCTCCACCAGGCAATTGTTGACTTGGCCTCCTTTTTCAAACCGACTTTGAATATAGTGGACTGCACAAGGATATTAATGTCAAACGGTCCCACCGGAGGCAGCCTTGATGATGTAAAAAGGCTAAACAGGGTGCTTGTATCCACAGACCAGGTTTCCGTTGACTCAATAGCTGCCGGATATCTCGGCACATCCGCCGAAAAAGTAGAATTTATAGGGCTTGCAGAAAAGCAGGGACTCGGAACATCTGAGAAAAACAAAATGAATGTTTTATATGAAAAAATATAG